One window of Lytechinus variegatus isolate NC3 chromosome 2, Lvar_3.0, whole genome shotgun sequence genomic DNA carries:
- the LOC121408042 gene encoding trafficking protein particle complex subunit 8-like, translating into MAQCSQSAREFIQNTFGPTVAVACSHDAEVLAQKNNLSFVEMVRPFCRLTSEAHIRDPAGQPHSIHNLRLIVNEMNTQPPSAGIHRKLCHDAVQNSQVPTTEGRANVLTVGSYDLQISASTPWYEAYRESVLQNMATCDHEFIRHFVACMLVVSTGHADPMDQFVKLSQEQHHLQHTSSAPHPKWLCPNIFKYYVLLHDNSEGEEEKADAIYQSMKSTYGSHACHLLRINSRAMTTVDPSVTAEQNSMPDPWSQYLNKVNQQEPVEVDAVPASDPAMFPDQVSEGTANDNVNMVLTPNSSEDGPNDPSPEDIVMVQVDTSPSNEVISHPLADVKAPSDTLTTTQTDPLTPTQSDPLTDIRTDPIITSNANGSNSIPSKTASQVANAVKVTGGGSSTTHGAHLTLSDHDRLRIFIHEFVVRGLLPYIERMIRTLTEQLASRKGIQRSLFNVTKKLFMGNKQNEKVLSAPVTDSSPKYLRESPEIQMRRRADLAFMVQMYEMAYTSYHTAKGDFGNDQAWMHYAGSLEFAAISAFMLGHIQKSYPSHYMENAVTTYLTSCKQPQLATRAVLMGTEIQKARRMFSEAALEFIRLTGEDSDLRSALFLEQAAHCFINSSRPMVRKYAFHMILAGHRYSKAGQRKHALRSYCQALQVYKGKGWALAEDHINLTVGRQSFNLKQLENATAAFKHLLTKDSRQPAVQQVAFLKEYLCIYKQLLTMQSQDGQCVMPLPQLPLPFIKKSATRILLASPKRPQYTDSRLAATSVTFGRIFDRAEMEDWCNMEEAVATVANKQKSLPSWFQYHPQLLHSGTDNSTSPLGIVGEPMTIELVLENPLKVPIILTNITLLWKFLPVNYEGGNQENPEQQSSVLSNEADVRDDGVGSVENVVKVESIPEVVLAANDYKLLYLGLTPLQTGELHITGVAYSLSAQPSTNQITEPSTNQEVIDGRSGVKRPVSLGSSVAQVQGMQDLDIQGPRLNVTKAERCGVVYGPDRRLDPVIAPPMPLLEVTFSSMPTNLMCGEISQINVEISNKGTCPLHKLHTISDRPEIFSFGGHSHGFPSNSSSSQSLTSSSSNSSSLSQSGGRTVPLLDSGECVIHEIEAGQCNVNNVTEIVLPEGRLVPDASLSVPLWIRGPDESGLHDVRMLFYYETTEENTKIRHRTLQHTTTIQTSNSVSLSARADRAQSVDSRREEDTNSLNLIVSLTIENMNQVHDSSITEISLQHVTGVSHRWYLSPLVTPDAGQFTSRITCHAGDRDGIQVMNVYKCNGQNTS; encoded by the exons ATGGCGCAGTGCTCGCAAAGTGCCAGGGAGTTTATTCAAAACACTTTTGGACCAACTGTGGCAGTTGCATGCAGTCATGATGCAGAAGTTCTTGCACAAAAGAACAATTTATCTTTTGTGGAAATGGTCAGGCCATTTTGCAGACTAACTTCAGAAG CTCACATTAGAGACCCAGCTGGTCAACCTCACTCTATTCATAACCTAAGATTGATTGTCAATGAGATGAACACACAGCCTCCATCAGCTGGTATTCATCGTAAACTCTGTCATGATGCTGTGCAGAATTCACAAGTCCCCACTACCGAAGGGAGAGCAAACGTCTTGACAGTAGGTTCCTATGACCTGCAAATTAGTG CCTCCACTCCATGGTATGAAGCTTATAGAGAAAGTGTTTTGCAGAACATGGCAACTTGTGACCATGAATTCATCAGACATTTTGTGGCTT GTATGCTTGTAGTATCAACTGGTCATGCAGATCCTATGGATCAGTTTGTCAAGTTATCTCAAGAGCAGCATCATCTTCAACACACATCATCAGCTCCACATCCTAAGTGGCTCTGTCCTAATATATTCAAATACTATGTCCTGCTTCATGATAACTCAGAAGGAGAAGAGGAGAA AGCTGATGCAATCTATCAGAGCATGAAGTCTACCTACGGCAGTCATGCATGCCATCTTCTAAGGATCAATTCTAGAGCAATGACTACTGTAGATCCATCAGTGACTGCTGAACAGAACTCAATGCCTGATCCGTGGAGTCAGTATCTAAATAAAGTCAACCAACAG GAACCTGTTGAAGTAGATGCGGTACCGGCCAGTGATCCAGCCATGTTTCCAGATCAGGTCTCAGAGGGTACTGCTAATGACAATGTCAATATGGTACTCACACCAAATAGTTCAGAAG atGGTCCTAATGACCCATCCCCAGAGGACATTGTCATGGTCCAAGTTGATACCTCGCCTTCAAATGAGGTAATCTCCCATCCTTTAGCAGATGTCAAAGCCCCATCAGACACCCTGACAACCACCCAGACAGACCCATTGACACCAACCCAGTCAGACCCCCTCACAGACATCAGGACAGATCCTATCATCACCAGCAACGCTAATGGGAGTAACTCTATCCCGTCCAAGACTGCAAGTCAGGTAGCCAATGCTGTGAAGGTCACCGGAGGGGGCTCCTCTACCACCCATGGGGCTCACCTAACGTTGAGTGATCACGATAGATTGAGGATATTCATCCATGAATTTGTGGTGAGGGGCCTGCTACCCTACATAGAAAGGATGATTCGTACACTTACAGAACAG CTTGCATCGAGGAAAGGTATCCAACGATCATTATTCAATGTAACCAAGAAGCTATTCATGGGTAACAAGCAAAATGAGAAGGTCCTATCAGCACCTGTTACAGACTCCTCACCAAA GTATCTAAGGGAATCACCAGAGATTCAGATGAGACGACGAGCAGACCTGGCTTTCATGGTTCAGATGTATGAGATGGCTTATACCTCCTACCATACAGCTAAAGGGGATTTTGGTAATGATCAAGCTTGGATGCATTATGCAGGATCATTG GAGTTTGCAGCTATATCTGCTTTCATGTTGGGCCACATACAGAAGTCTTATCCCAGTCATTACATGGAGAATGCAGTCACTACTTATCTCACATCATGCAA gCAACCCCAATTAGCAACGAGAGCTGTGTTAATGGGAACCGAGATCCAGAAAGCAAGGCGAATGTTTTCTGAGGCAGCTCTTGAATTCATCCGACTCACAGGAGAG GATTCTGATTTGAGAAGTGCTCTATTCCTAGAGCAAGCTGCTCATTGTTTCATCAACTCATCTCGTCCTATGGTTCGCAAGTATGCATTTCACATGATCTTAGCTGGACACAGATACAGTAAAGCAGGCCAG AGGAAGCATGCTCTGAGGTCATACTGCCAAGCTCTGCAAGTCTACAAAGGCAAGGGTTGGGCATTAGCTGAG GACCATATCAACCTGACTGTTGGACGTCAATCCTTCAATCTTAAGCAGCTGGAGAATGCTACTGCAGCATTCAAACATCTATTAACCAAGGATAGCAGACAACCTGCTGTTCAACAGGTTGCTTTCCTCAAAGAATATCTGTGTATCTACAAG CAACTGTTAACAATGCAATCCCAGGATGGTCAGTGTGTGATGCCATTACCTCAGCTTCCTCTTCCATTCATTAAGAAATCAGCCACAAGGATTCTTCTTGCCTCTCCTAAAAGACCTCAGTACACAG ATTCAAGACTAGCAGCAACATCGGTGACCTTTGGTCGTATCTTTGACCGAGCTGAGATGGAGGACTGGTGCAATATGGAGGAGGCAGTTGCCACGGTAGCGAATAAACagaagtctcttccgtcttggTTTCAGTACCACCCTCAGTTGCTTCATAGCGGTACAGACAACTCAACAAGCCCTCTGGGTATAGTAGGAG AACCGATGACAATTGAACTAGTCTTAGAGAACCCACTCAAGGTACCTATCATCCTCACCAACATCACCCTACTCTGGAAATTTCTACCTGTGAACTACGAGGGCGGTAATCAAGAGAATCCAGAGCAGCAATCGTCAGTTTTGTCAAATGAAGCTGACGTAAGAGATGATGGA gtTGGAAGTGTAGAAAATGTAGTAAAGGTTGAAAGCATTCCAGAAGTTGTTTTAGCAGCAAATGACTACAAGCTG CTTTACTTAGGCCTGACACCACTCCAGACAGGAGAGCTTCATATAACAGGTGTAGCATACAGCCTATCAGCCCAACCTTCCACCAATCAGATCACAGAACCGTCAACCAATCAAGAGGTCATTGATGGCAGGTCAGGGGTCAAGAGACCAGTCTCGTTAGGGTCAAGTGTGGCACAGGTCCAAGGCATGCAGGATCTTGACATCCAAGGACCGAGGTTGAATGTGACCAAAGCTGAGAGATGTGGTGTGGTGTATGGACCTGATAGGAGACTAGATCCAGTTATAGCTCCTCCCATGCCACTGCTAGAG GTTACATTTTCTTCAATGCCAACAAACCTAATGTGTGGAGAGATCAGTCAGATCAATGTAGAGATCTCTAACAAGGGAACATGCCCACTTCACAAACTACATACCATCTCGGACAGACCCGAAATCTTCTCATTCGGAGGACACTCCCATGGATTCCCTTCAAACTCTTCTTCCAGCCAATCACTGACCAGCAGCAGTAGTAACTCTAGTAGCCTCAGCCAATCAGGAGGCCGGACTGTTCCATTGTTAGATTCGGGGGAGTGTGTGATTCATGAGATTGAAGCGGGCCAGTGCAATGTGAATAATGTGACTGAAATTGTCTTGCCAGAGGGGAGGCTCGTTCCGGATGCCTCGTTATCAGTGCCATTGTGGATCAGGGGTCCAGATGAAAGTGGTCTTCATGATGTTAGGATGTTGTTCTACTATGAAACCACTGAGGAAAATACTAAGATTAG GCATAGAACATTACAGCACACAACCACTATACAGACGAGTAACTCAGTATCACTATCAGCTAGAGCAGATAGAGCTCAGTCTGTTGATAGTAGGAGAGAGGAGGATACCAATAGTCTCAACCTCATCGTCTCACTCACAATAGAAAACATGAACCAA GTGCATGATTCCAGCATTACAGAGATCAGCTTACAACATGTGACAGGGGTCAGCCACAGATGGTATCTTTCTCCTTTAGTCACGCCAGATGCAGGTCAGTTCACATCGAGAATAACATGTCATGCAGGTGACAGGGATGGTATACAAGTAATGAATGTGTAcaagtgcaatggacagaatacttcatga